The genomic DNA TCCGTTAAGTTATCTTTATATCGCTAAGATGATGAATAACTTCGATTGTACTCGTCACTATGACACGCTCAAAAACGCACTTAGCCTTATAAAGGCAAATGTGTTTATGCTCTCATTTAGCGGGGATATTTTGTTTCCGCCGACACTAATGAAAGAGATGTATGAGGCGTTTTGTGATATAGGTAAAAAGGGCAATGCGGAGTATGAATGTATCGATAGCGACTATGGACATGATGCGTTTTTGGTCGAGATTGATAAGATAGAAATGCAAGTAAAAAAGGCTTTAGAATGGAAGAAAATATAGCTGAGAGTTTCGAGCAAAAGCTAGAAAAATTAAATGAGCTTTTGGCAAAGTTAAATGATGAAAATTTAAATTTGCAAGATAGTGTAAATTTA from Campylobacter iguaniorum includes the following:
- the xseB gene encoding exodeoxyribonuclease VII small subunit codes for the protein MEENIAESFEQKLEKLNELLAKLNDENLNLQDSVNLYKDGIDLVKEASEILENAKLNIKEFGEING